The nucleotide window TCGGTTTCGAAGTGGACGGTATTGATTATGAGATAGATGCTAATGAGAATGTTCAAGTTCCAAGTATTGAGGCTTAAATTTAGACTGAGAGATGAGAGACTATGAATAAGTCAATCATTTTAATTATAAACAAAAACGGCTACTTTTTCAGTAGCCGTTTTTTATTGTTGGGATTTTGATTCTTTCAGTTTGGTGTCGTAATCGTGTAGAATGTTGTGTTCGGGTGTTTGCTCGATGGCGTGCATTATTTTGTCCAGAATCTCGTTGGCCGACTCATTATCATAATCAATATCCAAAGCAGGTTTGAACTCCAATGTTGGTTTTACGCCAGTGACTTTTATCTTCAGACCTTTCTTGTCAAATGCGCGCCGGAAACCATTGATTTTAATGGGAATTACAGTTGGTCTTTGATTCTTTATCAATTTTGCAGTTCCTTTTCTCCCTTGTGCAAAAGCGGAAGTTGTACCTTGAGGAAATGTTACGACCCAGCCATTATCTAAAGCCTTCATAATATTCTCAATTTCGCTCATATCTACCATTCGGTTGACATTTTTTCCTTCTGCGCGCCAAGTTCTCTTCACTGTCACAGCACCGGCAATTTTGAAAATTCTTGCCAACACACCTTTATTCATAGTTTCCTCTGCAGCAACGTAATAAAAGTCTACTTTTGGATTCAGAAGATAGACAGGATTTTTGATGGTGTTGTGAAAACCATTGTTCACAGCGCAAAAAGTATGATACATCGCAGCAACATCTGCAAAGTAAGTTTGATGATTGGAAACGAAAAGCACATTGCTGTCTGGCAAATCGCCTAAGTTTTCCGTTCCCGTGATTTTCAGTTTGTTGAAACCGTTGAACCTCCTGTAGGAAACCAATCCCAAAAGAAAAATGATAAACCTTTTTAAAACATAGATGTTTCCAAAAGAATCGGTAAAAATATTTTTTTTTGCCATTTATGCTTAAATAGATTTTAAACTTAAAACCATTATTAATTTAATAAATTGATTAACCAATTTTCATTCCCAAAGCATAGGAATCTCTGCAAAACTAAACATTTTTTAATAAGTTGCTGAATTCGCTGAGTATCATAGAGGTAGCGCCCCAGATGATGTAGCCATTAAAATCGATGACTGGAACTTCCGCGCCATTGGTAGATGGCAAAACCATATTTTTTGGCTGGTCGGGAAGACTTAATAAAGAAGAAATCGGAAATTCTATCAATTCCACCGCTTCACTTTCTTGAAGGAAAAATTCCGGATTTTTTTTGGTGTAAGAAACAAAAGAGTGAACATAAAAATTACTTGGCGGAATGTAAATCGGGGACATTTCTCGGATGATTCTTACGTAATGTTCATCAATTCCTAACTCTTCGGAAGTTTCACGTTTTGCTGTGTGGGCAAAATCCAAATCTTCTTTTTCATTTTTTCCGCCAGGCAGAGAGATTTGTCCGCTGTGTCTGTCACGTTCATTTTGAGAGCGAACAATCAACGGGAAATGCCACTCGTTATTTTTTAGATAAAGTAAAATATTGACGGCCGCGAACTTTGGATTTCGTGTCAGAATATCTTCATAAGTAAAAATAGGACGATACGGCGGAGAATAGATTTTATGAGCGTTTTCGCCCAGCAATTCCGCACTTTTTATATCTCTGAGTAAATCTTTTCCAAAGGTCTGCATATCTCAAAGATAAGAAAAATATCAATAATTTTTATCGCAAAGTCACAAAATTAGTCTCAACCAAATCGGAAAAAGTCGCAAAGATTGGCTTTGCGACTTTTAAAATATTATAGATTCAAAAACTTGCTTGCGTCTTTGCGTTTTTGTTTTACTTAAAGCGAAATCCCACGTCCCGCATAGAAATCCAAAACTTTCACACTGAATAAATAATTATACTTTGCTTGAGCCACAGAACCTTGTGCATTTGCAAAATTGTTTCTCGCCATCGTGACGTCATAAATGGTCGAACGTCCAGCTTCATAACTTTTCGTTGCAAAATCCAGCGCCAGTTTTGTACTTTTCTCAGCTTCCATCGCAGAAACATAAATCTCGTAGTTCGAATCAGCATTGAACTGCGCCTGCTGAATATCCTGCTTCAACTGGAACTTCTGTTGCTCCAAATTATTTTTCGCAATCGACTCATTGATTTTGGTTTGCTCCACTTGCAATCTTGTAATTCCTTTGTTAAAAATTGGAATGTTGGCAGAAATCCCGACTTGCTGACCAAAATTGGATTTGTATTGCTGGATGAAACTTCGTTCCTGCACGGCAACTGGAAATCCGCTTGATGCGTCGTAGCCGGTGATGTTGGTGTTCAGTAGATTGTTGTAGAAAGTTCCAATTCCTGCAGTAGCCGTGATTGTCGGATAGAAATTCGTCTTCACCACTTCCGTTTGTGCCTCTGCAGATTTGATTCTACTTTCCGCCGCTTTTATCACGGGCTGAGATTCATAGGCAATATTCAAAACCTCATCCACGGTTTCTTTTTGAGGTACCAACTCATCCGGAACAGGAATATCTACAACATCAAAACTCTTGTAATCCTGAAGCTGTAAAATCTGAGCCATTGCAAACAAAGCCCTGTCCACATTGATTTGAGCCGTTTGTACATTCTGTTTTTCTCTGGCGACGGAAGCGGTTGCTTCTGCCAAAACCGTTTGTGCGGTCGTTCCAACTTCGGTTGTGATTTTCGCGCGGTCGTAGAGTTGTTGAGCATTTTCCATTGCACTTTGGGAGATTTTCTTGATTTCCCTGTTCAGCATTACAGAAAGATATTGTTGTGCAATTTGAAGCGCGATGTTATTCTTTATCGTTTCAATATCCTGCAAACTCGCCTCCACATCGAAACCCGTTTTTCTAATCGCTTTCTCCAGCCTTCCGTTGTTGTACACCAGAATATTGGCGCCGACACTCGAGTTGTTGCTGAAGTTGTCATTTCGAATACTCGTGTTCACAAACTGTGTGTTTCCAAAACTTGCCGTGTTCGAGATGCTTCCGGAAACCGACGGTAGATAATCTCTCTTTGCCATTTCCAGATTTTTTGTCTGCACATCTTTGTTGAGAGCCTGCGCCTGAACCTGCAGATTATTTTTAATCGCATAATCCACACATTCCTGAATCGTCCATTTCTTCTGAGAAAATCCCAAAACCCCAATAGACAAAAGCGAAATACAAAAAACTTTTTTAAGCATAAAAGAAAAATTATACACAATAAGACTTCGGAATGTTGGATTTGTTACAATTGAAATTTACAATCGGATACTTTTCATAAAATTTTTTGTTTTATAGAAAAAAACATTAAACAAACTTTAATGTTTAGAAGATGGGATTTGTTCTTCTTTACCAATAGTAACATTATTAAAAATAATATTCTCTGTATTGGTCATGCTTATTGCATTCTTTGCTTCATTGATTTTTACATTAGAAAATACAATATTATTTACTTTCTTCGTAGGATAACCCTGTATTACGATTCCAGCGTTGGTCGCTTTTTTAACTTTGAAATTATTGACAAATAAATTATGGATGTCTGTTTCGTGACCTTCTCCTTCCCCTTTGTAGAAAGATGTGATGTAAATTGCATCCTCTACCTCTCCAAAATCTACATTGTTGATGTAAATATCCTTGATGTAACCACCTCTGTCCGCATTAGATTTCAGATATAGAGCACGTTTGCAATAGCCGGCAAAGGTCGAGTTTTCTACAAAAACGTTTCTTACGCCAGATGACATTTCACTACCAATCACAATCGCATGCAAACCTTTGAAACGGCTATTTCTAACGATAATGTTTTCTGATGGCATATTGGTTTCTCTGCCTTCTCTGTCTCTCCCAGCTTTGATGGTGACATTGTCATCTGCATTGTCAAAATCTACATCATCAATCAAAACATTTTTAGAATATTCTATGTCGAAGCCATCATTGTTTTTGTTTTGAGAATCAAATTTTACTTTCCGAGCGGTGATGTTTTCTGATTTTAGGAAATGAACACACCAGAATGGAGCGTTTGTAATGGTAACACCTTCAATCAAAATATTTTTACTTTCAAAGAACTGAACAAGCTGAGGTCTTAAAAAGCTGTTTTTCCCGAAGATTCTTTCCTTTACAGGCGTCATCTTCAAGTTCATATCTCTGGTTTTTGCCTGTGCAGGTTTTTGCTTGTCGTACCATTGGCTGAAACCATCTTTGCCATTTCCATCAATTGTTCCTTCACCAATTATCGCAACATTTTCTACTTGATAGGCGTAAATCAAGGGACTGTAATTATAAATAAGTGTTCCTTCCCAACTCGTGAGAACGGCAGGAAGGTAATCTTTTTCATTTGTTCCAAAGATTATTTTTGCATCTTTTTTTAATTCCAAAGTCGTGTTGCTTACGAAGTGAATCGGCCCGTTAATCAAGTAAACACCTGCCGGAACTACTATTTTTGCGCCTTTTTTTGCCTTGCTTTGTTTCATTGCTTTGTCAAAAAAAGGTTTATTATCTGTTTTAGAATCGCCCTTGGCACCGAGATTTGTAATTAGAATTACATTTTTTGAAACTTTGGGAGCTTCTATTGTTTTAAGAATATTATCGATTGCACGAGATTCAACAGTTGCAGTATCAAGGATGTTTATGTTAATTTTCGCACCAAAGCAAAAAAATGAAAGACTGTAGAAAACGATTAAAATAATTTTTTTCATTTTATTTTTATTGAGATTTTTTATTTCGTTAATAATAATAAAAATCATTGTAATGATGGTTGATTTTCACGGTTAATGTATTGTTTTTTTCTATTGAAGTGGTTTTTATCTTTTTTTGATGTAACAATTCAGCAATCGGATTTACTTATATGTAAAATCAAGACAATGTCTCATCCCATTCTAAGAATAGAAGATATCAACAAATCCTACGACACAGGCAAGAGCAAATTGCACGTTCTCAAAGGCATCAACCTGAATATCAACGAAGGCGAATTTGTTTCTATTATGGGAAGCTCCGGTTCCGGAAAATCGACATTGCTAAACATCATCGGTATTTTGGACGAGGCAGACAACGGCATCTACGAGTTGGACGGCGTTCCCATCAAACATCTCACAGAAGTCAAGGCCGCGGAGTACAGAAGTCGTTTTCTTGGATTTATTTTTCAGTCTTTCAATTTGATTAATTATAAAACAGCTTTGGACAATGTGGCGTTGCCGTTATATTACCAAAATGTTTCCAGAAAAGAAAGAACCAAACGCGCCGAAGAATATCTCGAAAAAGTAGGACTTCTAAGTTGGAAAGACCACCTTCCAAGCGAACTTTCCGGAGGACAAAAACAAAGAATCGCCATCGCGAGAGCACTCATCACAGATCCGAAATTAATCTTGGCCGATGAGCCGACTGGAGCTTTGGATTCCAAAACGACAAACGATATTATGAAGTTGCTTCAGGATATTAACAAAGAAGGAAAAACAATCGTCGTCGTAACACACGAGCCCGATGTGGCCGCGCAAACCAAGAGAAACGTCGTCCTGAAAGACGGATTAATAGAAAGCGATACATTCATCAATCAAATTGTATTGTAGAGCTGGATGACGGAAGTCTGGTGATGGAAGTTAGCTTCAAGAGCCTCAGCCTGACAAAAAAATAAAAATTAAAATAATGCGAAAAGTAGGAAACTTCCAACTTCCTTCTTCTAGCTTCCAACCCAAAAATTATGTTTGACTTAGACCGCTGGCAAGAGATTTTTAGTTCCATTCGCAGTAATGTATTGCGGACGGTTCTTTCTGGGTTTACGGTGGCTTTGGGATTGTTCATCTTCATTGTATTGTTTGGCATTGGAAACGGCCTTAATAATTCATTTGCCAAAGCATTTACAAGAGATGCAACCAATCTGATTATGATTTGGGCAGGCAAAACCACCGTTCCTTATGCGGGTTTGCAATCCGACAGACAAGTGACTTTCAACAATGATGATTTCGATGCCATCGTGAAAGAAAGCGAGGGGAAATTAGAATATGCTTCGCCAAGGTATCAAACCAGTCTTACTGTGAAATATGGAAAAGAAAGTGGTGGTTATCAAATCAACGGTGTTTTGGGCGACGAGAAATTCCTTGAGAACAGAACAATGATTGATGGACGCTACATCAACCAACGAGATAATGCGCTGAAACAAAATGTAGCTTCGATTGGAAGAATGGTTTGGCGAGATCTGATCCGAGACGGAAATCCGATCGGGAAAGATCTGGAGATCAATGGGACGATGTTCAAAGTGGTTGGTGTTTTCTCAGATCCTGGCGGTGACTGGGACGAGCGACACATTTCGGTGCCACTTTCTACATTGCAACAGATGAAGAAAAGTTCTGACACCATCAGTACCGTAATGTTGTCTTATGACCCAAATATGACGCCGGATCAAGGGGTGAAATATGGGAACGAATTGGAGAAAAGTATCAAAGCACGACATAAAATTTCTCCGGATGACCAGCAGGGAATCAGAATCAATAACAATGCGAAAAATACACAGGATTCATTTGCTTTTCTATTTGTGATCACTGTCGTTGTTGGATTTATCGGACTTGGAACTTTGCTTGCGGGAATCATTGGGATCAGTAATATTATGGTTTATATCGTAAAGGAGAGAACCAAAGAAATCGGTGTCAGAAAAGCGATTGGCGCAAAACCAGGTGGCATCGTCGCATTGATTCTTCAAGAAAGTATTGTGATTACGGTGATTTCAGGAATTGTTGGCGTTGGCTTGGGCGTTTTGGCACTTAAACTCATTGGGAATAATCTCGAAGATTACTTCATCACAGAACCTTCCGTGGGTTGGGGATTGATCGCTTCTGCATTTTTCTGTCTTTTGCTTTCGGGAACCATCGCTGGATTTGTACCAGCCTACAAAGCTTCCAGGATTAAACCAATTGAAGCATTAAGATCAGAGTAAAAGAGAAACGAATCAAGAACAAATAGACAAGATCAAGACTCAGCAAAATCATCAACTATCAACCAACAACCATCAACCAAAAATGAACATACTTTTCAAAAGAGATACCTGGCAAGAAATTTATTATTCCCTTCGGAATAATAAGCTCCGAACGTTTCTCACGATGATTGGCGTTGGTTGGGGAATGTTTTTATACGTAAGCTTGCTTGGCGCGGCGAATGGAATGGAAAATGGGTTCAACAGATTGTTCTCAGGTTTTGCAACCAATTCCGTTTTCCTTTGGCCACAAAGTACCAATATTCCTTACGAAGGTTTTCCAAAAGGCAGAAAGATGGATCTTCACTTGAAAGATATTGAATATATCACCAAGAAAGTTCCAGAAGTCGATTATATTTCGCCCCAAAGTGTGAGAGGGAATTTTGGAACGCCGGGCGATCAGATCTCTAGAAACGGGAAGAAAAATACATATATGATTACGGGAGATTTTCCGGTTGGTAATCAGATTTCTAAGAAAAAATTGTTGTTCGGAAGATATATCAATGACGCTGATATTCAATCTAAAAAAAATGTGATCGTAATAGGAGAGGAGATCTACAAAAATCTTTTCGATGCCAAGAAAAACGAGAATCCAATTGGAAAATCAGTCAATTTGAAAGGGATATTTTTCAATGTCATCGGTGTTTTCCGAGTGCCAAGAGGTGGCGGGATGGAGAATGACCAATCGGCTTATATTCCGTTTTCCACTTATTCCGGAATGTACAACGAAGGCGACAAAGTCGGATTCTTCGCGATCGTTGGAAAACCAAATGCCGAAGCCGCGGTCGTAGAAGCTAAAGTGAAGGATGAGCTTAAGAAAATCAACCACGTTTCGCCAGAAGATACTAATGCGTTTGGAAGTTTCAATCTCGCTAAAGAGTTTAAAAAACTAACAGGATTTCTGACCGGAATGCAATTGCTGACCATCATTGTCGGAACCTTGACGATTTTGGCTGGTGTCATCGCGATTTCAAATATTCTATTAATTACAGTGACAGAGCGAACCAAAGAAATCGGAATCCGAAGAGCTTTGGGCGCAAAACCAGCTGAGGTTCGAAATCAGATTCTGTTGGAAAGTGTTGTGATCACGCTGTCGTCGGGACTTTTAGGATTTTTGTCTGGAATATTTTTGCTCATTATTCTAAATATTGCGACGATGAACAATGATGCTTTTCCATTTTACAATCCAACAGTCGATTACGGAAACGTGTTCTCCGCCATGGGAATTATGATTTTCCTTGGATTGATCATCGGATTGATCCCCGCACAAAGAGCGGTAAAAATTAGACCAATTGAAGCTTTACGAACAGAGTAATTATAAAATTATAAATGATAATCGATTAGTGATAAATGATTTTACTAATTTTTAATATTAAAATAAAAACAAACTATATTTCTATATAATGGAAAAAAAGAAATTTACATTCAAAAAAGCATTGTCCATATTTTTCGGATTGCTATTCGTGGTCGCGGTGATTGGTGGAATCGGTTATCTCATCAAATCAAATTCGGCTGAGAATGAAGTTTTCCTCACCAGGAAACCGACCATTCAAAATCTGGATGACAAAGTGATGGCAACCGGTAAGATTGAACCTCGCGAGGAAATCGAGATCAAACCAAATATCTCCGGAATCATCCAAACCATCAATGTGGACGAAGGTGACAAAGTGACTGCAGGACAACTCATCGCAACCATCAGAATCGTTCCGAACGTCACAGATGTGAACAACGCGACTATGCAGATCAACAATTCTCAAATTCAACTGACGAATGCCAAGATCAACGTTGAAAATCAGAAGAAACAATTTGAGATGCAGGCAAAACTGTACAAGCAAGGTGTAATTTCCAAGCAGGAATACATCACGGCTCAGCAACAGTTGGAGACCAATATCCAACAACAGAAATTGGCAGTTCAACAGTTGAACGCAGCTCAAAAACAATTGCAAATCGTGAGAACTGGAGCGACACCGGAACTTCAAAGTATGGCAACCACGCAGATTCGTGCAAAAGCGGCGGGTGTAGTTTTAGAAATTCCTGTGAAAGTAGGAAGTCAGGTGATCGAGGCCAATGCCTTCAACCCGGGAACTACGATTTGTTCTATTGCAGATCTTAATGCCTTGATTTTCAAAGGTGATATAGACGAAGCACAAGCTGGAAGATTACAGCAAGGGATGGAAATGAAAGTGGTAATTGGTGCATTGCAAAATAAATCTTTCCCTGGAAAATTGACGCTCATCGCACCAAAAGGAAAAGAAGAAAGTGGAACGATAAAATTTGCTGTAGAAGGCGATGTTTACAACAAATCTGGAGATTATATCCGCGCAGGATTCAGTGCAAATGGAGAAATCTTATTGAGTTCTAAGAAAAATGCATTACTTTTGGACGAGTCGCTGATCCAATATGAAAAGGGCAACAATAAATCCTTTGTAGAAGTGAAACAG belongs to Chryseobacterium sp. KACC 21268 and includes:
- a CDS encoding CoA pyrophosphatase is translated as MQTFGKDLLRDIKSAELLGENAHKIYSPPYRPIFTYEDILTRNPKFAAVNILLYLKNNEWHFPLIVRSQNERDRHSGQISLPGGKNEKEDLDFAHTAKRETSEELGIDEHYVRIIREMSPIYIPPSNFYVHSFVSYTKKNPEFFLQESEAVELIEFPISSLLSLPDQPKNMVLPSTNGAEVPVIDFNGYIIWGATSMILSEFSNLLKNV
- a CDS encoding lysophospholipid acyltransferase family protein; its protein translation is MAKKNIFTDSFGNIYVLKRFIIFLLGLVSYRRFNGFNKLKITGTENLGDLPDSNVLFVSNHQTYFADVAAMYHTFCAVNNGFHNTIKNPVYLLNPKVDFYYVAAEETMNKGVLARIFKIAGAVTVKRTWRAEGKNVNRMVDMSEIENIMKALDNGWVVTFPQGTTSAFAQGRKGTAKLIKNQRPTVIPIKINGFRRAFDKKGLKIKVTGVKPTLEFKPALDIDYDNESANEILDKIMHAIEQTPEHNILHDYDTKLKESKSQQ
- a CDS encoding ABC transporter permease, whose product is MNILFKRDTWQEIYYSLRNNKLRTFLTMIGVGWGMFLYVSLLGAANGMENGFNRLFSGFATNSVFLWPQSTNIPYEGFPKGRKMDLHLKDIEYITKKVPEVDYISPQSVRGNFGTPGDQISRNGKKNTYMITGDFPVGNQISKKKLLFGRYINDADIQSKKNVIVIGEEIYKNLFDAKKNENPIGKSVNLKGIFFNVIGVFRVPRGGGMENDQSAYIPFSTYSGMYNEGDKVGFFAIVGKPNAEAAVVEAKVKDELKKINHVSPEDTNAFGSFNLAKEFKKLTGFLTGMQLLTIIVGTLTILAGVIAISNILLITVTERTKEIGIRRALGAKPAEVRNQILLESVVITLSSGLLGFLSGIFLLIILNIATMNNDAFPFYNPTVDYGNVFSAMGIMIFLGLIIGLIPAQRAVKIRPIEALRTE
- a CDS encoding efflux RND transporter periplasmic adaptor subunit, with product MEKKKFTFKKALSIFFGLLFVVAVIGGIGYLIKSNSAENEVFLTRKPTIQNLDDKVMATGKIEPREEIEIKPNISGIIQTINVDEGDKVTAGQLIATIRIVPNVTDVNNATMQINNSQIQLTNAKINVENQKKQFEMQAKLYKQGVISKQEYITAQQQLETNIQQQKLAVQQLNAAQKQLQIVRTGATPELQSMATTQIRAKAAGVVLEIPVKVGSQVIEANAFNPGTTICSIADLNALIFKGDIDEAQAGRLQQGMEMKVVIGALQNKSFPGKLTLIAPKGKEESGTIKFAVEGDVYNKSGDYIRAGFSANGEILLSSKKNALLLDESLIQYEKGNNKSFVEVKQPKGNFKKVYVKLGSSDGINVQILSGIDKNAEVKVWNPSDKDKEELKEQKK
- a CDS encoding ABC transporter ATP-binding protein yields the protein MLRIEDINKSYDTGKSKLHVLKGINLNINEGEFVSIMGSSGSGKSTLLNIIGILDEADNGIYELDGVPIKHLTEVKAAEYRSRFLGFIFQSFNLINYKTALDNVALPLYYQNVSRKERTKRAEEYLEKVGLLSWKDHLPSELSGGQKQRIAIARALITDPKLILADEPTGALDSKTTNDIMKLLQDINKEGKTIVVVTHEPDVAAQTKRNVVLKDGLIESDTFINQIVL
- a CDS encoding ABC transporter permease, whose amino-acid sequence is MFDLDRWQEIFSSIRSNVLRTVLSGFTVALGLFIFIVLFGIGNGLNNSFAKAFTRDATNLIMIWAGKTTVPYAGLQSDRQVTFNNDDFDAIVKESEGKLEYASPRYQTSLTVKYGKESGGYQINGVLGDEKFLENRTMIDGRYINQRDNALKQNVASIGRMVWRDLIRDGNPIGKDLEINGTMFKVVGVFSDPGGDWDERHISVPLSTLQQMKKSSDTISTVMLSYDPNMTPDQGVKYGNELEKSIKARHKISPDDQQGIRINNNAKNTQDSFAFLFVITVVVGFIGLGTLLAGIIGISNIMVYIVKERTKEIGVRKAIGAKPGGIVALILQESIVITVISGIVGVGLGVLALKLIGNNLEDYFITEPSVGWGLIASAFFCLLLSGTIAGFVPAYKASRIKPIEALRSE
- a CDS encoding TolC family protein is translated as MLKKVFCISLLSIGVLGFSQKKWTIQECVDYAIKNNLQVQAQALNKDVQTKNLEMAKRDYLPSVSGSISNTASFGNTQFVNTSIRNDNFSNNSSVGANILVYNNGRLEKAIRKTGFDVEASLQDIETIKNNIALQIAQQYLSVMLNREIKKISQSAMENAQQLYDRAKITTEVGTTAQTVLAEATASVAREKQNVQTAQINVDRALFAMAQILQLQDYKSFDVVDIPVPDELVPQKETVDEVLNIAYESQPVIKAAESRIKSAEAQTEVVKTNFYPTITATAGIGTFYNNLLNTNITGYDASSGFPVAVQERSFIQQYKSNFGQQVGISANIPIFNKGITRLQVEQTKINESIAKNNLEQQKFQLKQDIQQAQFNADSNYEIYVSAMEAEKSTKLALDFATKSYEAGRSTIYDVTMARNNFANAQGSVAQAKYNYLFSVKVLDFYAGRGISL
- a CDS encoding glycosyl hydrolase family 28 protein gives rise to the protein MKKIILIVFYSLSFFCFGAKININILDTATVESRAIDNILKTIEAPKVSKNVILITNLGAKGDSKTDNKPFFDKAMKQSKAKKGAKIVVPAGVYLINGPIHFVSNTTLELKKDAKIIFGTNEKDYLPAVLTSWEGTLIYNYSPLIYAYQVENVAIIGEGTIDGNGKDGFSQWYDKQKPAQAKTRDMNLKMTPVKERIFGKNSFLRPQLVQFFESKNILIEGVTITNAPFWCVHFLKSENITARKVKFDSQNKNNDGFDIEYSKNVLIDDVDFDNADDNVTIKAGRDREGRETNMPSENIIVRNSRFKGLHAIVIGSEMSSGVRNVFVENSTFAGYCKRALYLKSNADRGGYIKDIYINNVDFGEVEDAIYITSFYKGEGEGHETDIHNLFVNNFKVKKATNAGIVIQGYPTKKVNNIVFSNVKINEAKNAISMTNTENIIFNNVTIGKEEQIPSSKH